In Fusobacterium sp. SYSU M8D902, one DNA window encodes the following:
- a CDS encoding AAA family ATPase, producing MLKQKKLGLGVEDFKEIITFDYYYIDKTKFIEDILFDGAKIKLFCRPRRFGKTLNMSTLRYFFDIKNREENRKLFNDLYIENSPMISEQGKYPVIFFSMKDIRGNNFKEFIEEIELLIINIIKEYQGLKNMCFPEEIQLFENLQFRKANFSELKRALKFITELLYRKYNQQVILLIDEYDYPIITAYEKGYYDEVKDFIKGFYGDVLKTNQYLHMGVLTGIVRVAQAGIFSDLNNIENYTILNDEYSQYFGLLEDEVEKSLQDYGVSYKLDEVKSWYNGYKFGDSEVYNPLSILKFLKTKKLEAYWINTSGNTLIKELLKNSEKMVFDTLNNLFNRKETVVYISQSIALGSNLSSDDLWELLLFSGYLTVKEKIDINTYFVRIPNNEIMTFFKNLFVDIIFNGLGTISRLKVALLTKNLDEIISCLENLVLNAMSTYDTDKRYENPYQTLLAGFLHGLEGTYFSIPNFESGDGRPDIILKPIEKNKPAYILELKRLKDRTVEKELDEALNQIKINRYDTLLKREGIANITNIALVFDGKRVYHKIEK from the coding sequence ATGTTAAAACAAAAAAAATTAGGACTTGGAGTTGAAGATTTTAAAGAAATAATAACTTTTGACTATTACTATATAGATAAGACTAAATTCATAGAGGATATTCTTTTTGATGGAGCTAAGATAAAACTGTTTTGTAGACCAAGAAGATTTGGGAAAACTCTTAATATGTCCACTCTTAGATATTTCTTTGATATAAAAAATAGAGAAGAGAATAGAAAACTATTTAATGATTTGTACATAGAAAACTCTCCTATGATAAGTGAACAAGGAAAATATCCTGTAATATTTTTTTCAATGAAAGATATAAGAGGAAACAATTTTAAAGAGTTTATAGAAGAGATAGAACTTCTTATTATTAATATTATTAAGGAGTATCAAGGTTTAAAAAATATGTGTTTTCCAGAAGAGATACAACTGTTTGAAAATTTACAATTTAGAAAAGCAAATTTTAGTGAGTTAAAAAGAGCATTGAAATTTATAACAGAGCTTCTATATAGAAAATATAATCAACAAGTTATTTTATTGATAGACGAATATGACTATCCTATTATAACAGCATATGAAAAAGGATATTATGATGAGGTAAAAGATTTTATTAAGGGATTTTATGGAGATGTCTTAAAAACTAATCAATATTTGCATATGGGAGTTTTAACTGGAATAGTCAGAGTTGCTCAGGCAGGAATTTTCTCTGACTTGAACAATATAGAAAACTATACTATTCTTAATGATGAGTATTCTCAATATTTTGGATTACTTGAAGATGAAGTAGAAAAATCTCTCCAAGATTATGGAGTTAGCTATAAGCTTGATGAGGTAAAGTCTTGGTATAATGGATATAAATTTGGAGATTCTGAAGTATATAATCCTTTAAGTATATTAAAATTTTTAAAAACTAAAAAATTAGAAGCTTATTGGATAAACACTTCTGGAAATACTTTAATAAAAGAGTTACTTAAGAACTCTGAAAAAATGGTGTTTGATACATTAAATAATCTATTTAATAGAAAAGAAACAGTAGTATATATAAGCCAAAGTATAGCTTTAGGGAGTAATCTGTCTTCAGATGATTTATGGGAATTATTACTGTTTTCAGGATATTTAACAGTGAAAGAAAAGATAGATATAAATACATATTTTGTGAGAATACCTAACAATGAGATTATGACATTTTTTAAAAACCTCTTTGTAGATATTATCTTTAATGGACTTGGGACTATTAGTAGATTAAAAGTGGCACTTTTAACTAAAAATTTAGATGAGATAATAAGTTGTCTTGAAAATCTTGTGTTAAATGCAATGAGTACTTATGACACAGACAAAAGATATGAAAATCCTTATCAAACTCTTTTAGCAGGATTTTTACATGGATTAGAAGGGACCTATTTTTCAATTCCTAATTTTGAAAGTGGAGATGGAAGACCAGACATAATATTGAAACCAATAGAAAAAAATAAACCAGCGTATATTTTAGAGTTAAAGAGATTAAAGGATAGAACAGTAGAAAAAGAGTTAGATGAAGCTTTAAATCAGATTAAGATAAATAGATATGATACTCTTTTGAAAAGAGAAGGGATAGCTAATATAACCAATATAGCCCTAGTGTTTGACGGGAAAAGGGTATATCATAAAATAGAAAAATAA
- a CDS encoding dicarboxylate/amino acid:cation symporter — protein sequence MDKKGVWESYRFSVILIGAIILGSIIGVNFGEKAKVLKPLGDLFVNGMFMIVVPLVFVTISSSISSMNDMKRLKSILKNLLLVFVSTGAVAAVIILIVVNIFPPAQGVHLSLPSAEALKPFQTGDQIVKAITVTDFPELISRKNMLPLIIFSIVFGLCINMIGEKGRPLAKGLEALADVFLKMISLLMYYAPIGLGAYFAALVGEYGKELIGSYTRAMIVYYPLCIAYFFIMFPIYGYIAGGKLGMKSMKNLISPAITSIATQSSIATLPVNLEAAERIGVPKDIREIVLPIGATTHMDGTVFSSILKISFLFGIYNVPFEGVGVYISALILSILGGVVMSGVPGGGLIGEMLIVTMYGFPPGAFPIIATIGYLVDPPATMINATGDTVAAMLVTRLVEGKDWMLKKLK from the coding sequence ATGGATAAAAAAGGGGTATGGGAATCATATAGATTTTCTGTAATATTGATAGGGGCAATTATTTTAGGGAGTATAATAGGTGTAAATTTTGGTGAAAAAGCTAAGGTGTTAAAACCTTTGGGAGATCTATTTGTAAATGGTATGTTTATGATAGTTGTACCTTTGGTTTTTGTGACAATAAGTAGTTCAATATCAAGTATGAATGATATGAAAAGATTGAAGAGTATATTGAAAAATCTTTTATTGGTATTTGTTTCAACAGGTGCTGTAGCTGCAGTTATAATATTAATAGTTGTAAATATCTTTCCACCAGCACAGGGAGTACATTTGAGTTTACCTTCAGCTGAGGCACTAAAGCCATTTCAAACAGGTGATCAAATAGTAAAAGCTATAACAGTAACAGATTTTCCAGAACTGATTTCAAGAAAGAATATGTTGCCATTGATAATATTTTCAATTGTTTTTGGATTGTGTATAAATATGATAGGAGAAAAGGGAAGACCATTAGCTAAGGGATTAGAAGCCTTAGCAGATGTATTTTTGAAGATGATAAGTCTACTTATGTACTATGCACCCATAGGGCTAGGAGCTTACTTTGCCGCTTTAGTTGGAGAGTATGGAAAAGAGTTGATTGGATCATATACTAGGGCTATGATAGTTTACTATCCATTGTGTATAGCTTATTTCTTCATAATGTTCCCAATATATGGATATATAGCTGGGGGAAAATTGGGGATGAAATCTATGAAAAATCTGATTTCACCAGCAATAACATCAATAGCTACACAGAGTAGTATAGCAACTCTTCCAGTAAACTTAGAAGCTGCTGAAAGAATAGGAGTTCCTAAGGATATTAGAGAGATAGTTTTACCAATAGGTGCTACTACTCATATGGATGGAACAGTATTTAGTTCAATACTTAAGATATCGTTTCTTTTTGGAATATATAATGTTCCATTTGAAGGGGTAGGTGTGTATATAAGTGCTCTGATTCTATCTATTTTAGGTGGAGTTGTAATGTCTGGAGTACCAGGTGGAGGATTGATCGGAGAGATGTTGATAGTTACAATGTATGGGTTCCCACCAGGAGCATTTCCAATAATTGCAACTATTGGATACCTTGTAGATCCACCTGCTACAATGATAAATGCTACAGGAGATACAGTTGCAGCTATGTTAGTTACAAGATTAGTAGAAGGTAAGGACTGGATGTTGAAAAAATTAAAATAA
- the dapF gene encoding diaminopimelate epimerase — translation MKFSKLQAAGNDFILINGMENKGLDLEMLAKKMCDRHFGVGADGLMTCEESEIADIKMNYYNSDGSRGEMCGNGIRCFSKFIYDNEIITKERFSVETDAGIKNIVLTFKEDELKYISVNMGRVDFRSEAIPCTITKDSILEEKIIVEGQEIRISSVLMGVPHTVIVVDDYKNYDVDRLGRAIEYSTDIFPRKTNVNFIKVIDEGTIEIKTWERGASRTLGCGTGSCASAAIAYKLGKIKSKKVKMLAEGGVIFIELDEDYNILMRGEAETICNGEFLK, via the coding sequence ATGAAATTTTCAAAATTACAAGCAGCAGGAAATGATTTTATATTGATAAATGGAATGGAGAATAAAGGATTAGATCTGGAGATGTTAGCTAAAAAGATGTGTGACAGACATTTTGGAGTAGGGGCAGACGGATTGATGACTTGTGAAGAGAGTGAAATAGCAGATATAAAGATGAATTACTATAATTCAGATGGTTCAAGAGGAGAGATGTGTGGGAATGGAATAAGATGTTTTTCAAAATTTATATATGATAATGAGATTATAACAAAAGAGAGATTTTCAGTAGAAACAGATGCTGGAATAAAAAATATTGTTTTGACATTTAAAGAAGATGAGCTTAAATACATATCTGTGAATATGGGAAGGGTTGATTTTAGAAGTGAAGCAATCCCTTGTACTATTACAAAAGATAGTATTTTAGAGGAGAAAATTATTGTTGAAGGACAAGAGATAAGAATCTCATCTGTTTTAATGGGAGTTCCTCATACAGTTATAGTTGTTGATGATTATAAAAATTATGATGTGGATAGATTGGGAAGAGCTATAGAGTATAGTACAGATATTTTTCCAAGAAAGACAAATGTAAATTTTATAAAAGTAATAGATGAGGGGACAATTGAGATAAAAACTTGGGAGAGAGGAGCTTCTAGAACACTTGGTTGTGGAACAGGAAGTTGTGCATCAGCTGCTATTGCATATAAGCTGGGCAAGATAAAGAGCAAAAAGGTTAAGATGTTGGCAGAGGGTGGAGTGATATTCATAGAATTAGATGAGGATTACAACATCTTAATGAGAGGAGAGGCTGAAACAATCTGTAATGGAGAGTTTTTAAAATAA